The Bacillus thermozeamaize DNA window AAAGCCGTCCCCTCATTGCAGAATCCAAATCAGACACCACCGTTTTATCTGAACGTAGTGGGATATAAAGTGATCCCCGACCTACGTTGACCCTTGTCATCGACAGTTTTATCTGAACGTAGTGGGATATAAAGAGCTTTTTGTCGTCAATGAGTCCCGCCTGTTCCAACCGTTTTATCTGAACGTAGTGGGATATAAAGGTTGTACGGTTGACGCTTGAACGGCTGTCATCTGTTGTTTTATCTGAACGTAGTGGGATATAAAGTAGAAGTGAATGAGGATTTTATGGGTATGCCTTTTCGTTTTATCTGAACGTAGTGGGATATAAAGCGGGTTCGGCTCCGGTTCCGGCTCCGGCTCCGGTTCGTTTTATCTGAACGTAGTGGGATATAAAGTGCTTTTTATGACTGGGAGCAGTTTATATCTATAAATAGTTTTATCTGAACGTAGTGGGATATAAAGAGGTTTCATCACCCATAGCGGCCCTGGCCATTCGTGTTTTATCTGAACGTAGTGGGATATAAAGATAGAGTTTGTGGACGTTCTCCATTTTTTGTATAAAGTTTTATCTGAACGTAGTGGGATATCAAAGAGATAAGCCATTCAGTTTCGCCGTGGCAGGTATCGGGTTTTATCTGAACGTAGTGGGATATAAAGTGTGCATGACGAGGTGGTTCTCGAAATGCCGATAGGTTTTATCTGAACGTAGTGGGATATAAAGTGATCCCTAATGTCGATCATCAAGTAATCACCTCGTTAGTTTTATCTGAACGTAGTGGGATATAAAGATGACGGCCGAAGAGCTTGCTTTCCGGGCGATGAAGGGTTTTATCTGAACGTAGTGGGATATAAAGGCGAACGGCAGATGCAACAGCAATTGCAAGAAACGAGTTTTATCTGAACGTAGTGGGATATAAAGCCCTGGCATGCGGCGCATGATATCACATATCTCTTTTGGTTTTATCTGAACGTAGTGGGATATAAAGCTGACTTGAGTAATAATCCCCGAGGATAACCGTCGCCGTTTTATCTGAACGTAGTGGGATATAAAGTGGCAATGAGAACGGAAACTTTGTCGTGATGAGTGCGTTTTATCTGAACGTAGTGGGATATAAAGACGTGCTTGCTTGGTTTTACGGCTGTTGGGAATCGGGTTTTATCTGAACGTAGTGGGATATAAAGAGGCAAGGAGCTCGCCCTTGCGCATCCCGGTGTAGGTTTTATCTGAACGTAGTGGGATATAAAGCCGGGATCACGTTCGTCACGCAATCAGGCAGCTCCAGGGTTTTATCTGAACGTAGTGGGATATAAAGCCGGTTCGTTAGGTTCGTCAATGAACTCACGGAAAATGTTTTATCTGAACGTAGTGGGATATAAAGGCGGACAGCGTGTTTATGTTCGTTGGGGTGACGATAGGTTTTATCTGAACGTAGTGGGATATAAAGCCGCATAGTTATCTTTCATGGCAGCTGCGGCTTCCTGTTTTATCTGAACGTAGTGGGATATAAAGCTATTGCATATCGCCCCTATCTCGTACCCTTTACGGTTTTATCTGAACGTAGTGGGATATAAAGTGACGAATACTATACACATATGCATACACATATACAGTTTTATCTGAACGTAGTGGGATATAAAGTGTTTTGGATGTCTTCAACAAACCGCTCGTCAAGGCCGTTTTATCTGAACGTAGTGGGATATAAAGCGGGCTTGCCCCGCCACCTATACGCAAGCAACCGCGTTTTATCTGAACGTAGTGGGATATAAAGTTGTCGCGGCTGTATGGCGGAACAAATGCGGATGGACGTTTTATCTGAACGTAGTGGGATATAAAGAAGTTATTGAGTAGTCAATACCCTTTTAAGTAAAATGTTTTATCTGAACGTAGTGGGATATAAAGCAGTTTACGAAACTGAAATCAGAGATGATGACGGGGCGTTTTATCTGAACGTAGTGGGATATAAAGGTGTTCTGTATGCGGCACCAGTTTTATGGAAGAGGGTTTTATCTGAACGTAGTGGGATATAAAGGGCGCTCACGTTCTTTCCTGTCTCTGGATGGACAAGGGTTTTATCTGAACGTAGTGGGATATAAAGTGAAGTCGCTCAGGAGTGTGGCTGTGCGTTCTTTTACGTTTTATCTGAACGTAGTGGGATATAAAGAGAAGCAGAGCAACTGGCCAATTTCATGGATGTGGACGTTTTATCTGAACGTAGTGGGATATAAAGGTTAAACGGCGTGCGGTTGAACGGGGAACGGTTGAGTTTTATCTGAACGTAGTGGGATATAAAGCATATTGAGCAAGCCTTAAAATCCACCTAACCCCATAGTTTTATCTGAACGTAGTGGGATATAAAGGTAGTTGGGGCTACCCTGCTGTATTTGTAACAGCAAGTTTTATCTGAACGTAGTGGGATATAAAGCCGCTCATACACCGCCGCCACCTTCCGCAACGCCACGGTTTTATCTGAACGTAGTGGGATATAAAGAAAAAATCGATAAGGTCGTCTGGTTCTGCCCCGTTTCGCGTTTTATCTGAACGTAGTGGGATATAAAGAAGGGAACCGTCTGTCCTGACTGCCGCAAAGTGACGTGGTTTTATCTGAACGTAGTGGGATATAAAGAAAAACGGATGCCTGTCTGAATCCATGCGCGAAATCAGGTTTTATCTGAACGTAGTGGGATATAAAGCGTCCTCCGGTGCTTTGCTGGCGATGTATGACGAGTGTTTTATCTGAACGTAGTGGGATATAAAGCTGTGTCAAAATCCCATTTGCGCCCACCGTTTTATCTGAACGTAGTGGGATATAAAGAAGGGAACCGTCTGTCCTGACTGCCGCAAAGTGACGTGGTTTTATCTGAACGTAGTGGGATATAAAGCACGAAACAGTATCTGCCGTCCTCTACCCGCCCAACGGTTTTATCTGAACGTAGTGGGATATAAAGTGAAACGGGCGAGGTTTACCGAACGAAGCAACGCTTGTTTTATCTGAACGTAGTGGGATATAAAGTCGGTGTCGTAGTAAGTAATTGTCCTTGTGGAATATTGTTTTATCTGAACGTAGTGGGATATAAAGCCAAATAGAAAGGCGACGCTTGCCGCGCCGCCGCCTGTTTTATCTGAACGTAGTGGGATATAAAGAAGTGTCAAAATGGTGCTAATTGTGTCGCTGTGACTGTTTTATCTGAACGTAGTGGGATATAAAGTTGGCTTAGAAGTATGACGCTCCCATTTTGCTTACGTTTTTTCTGAACAATGTGGGATAAAAAGTCGTTTTAAGCGTGGGATTACTCCATTTATTCATTCATTTACGAGGTGCTCCGGCTTTTAAAAATTGAATATTAAATATTATAACAATTACAAACTATTCTTGAGGAATAATTAGGAAAGATCCGGGGAGAATGACTAGTAGTGTGGATCGTACAGACCGGAGGTTGGACGATGCGGAGAAGGAATGACAGACAGCAGAAGTGGAGTCAGTTGCTCCGGGACGTTCAAGCAGCACTGGGTTCTCCTGCGGATCTGGTTTTTAGGGCTGTGTTGGCGAAAGAAGATTATACCGTACATTGTATGTATCTGGAATCACTGGCCGATAAAACGACGATTGACGATTATATCATGAAATCGCTGATGGGCGGTATCTTCACGGAAGTGGAACAACCTCATGTCGACGGGAACCGTTTTGTGCGTGCGCTGCCCTTTTCGTCCACCTCTCCTGAAGCGTTGCTCGAACATACGGTGGATGCATTGCTGATGGGCCAGTGCGCGCTCGTCGATTTTCACGCGGATCGCATTTGTTTTATCAATGTGGTCAGTCCGAAACATCGCCAGATTGAAGAACCGAAATCCGAATCGACGGTTCGCGGTCCGCAAGAAGGGTTTACGGAACATATCGAAACCAACGTCGGCTTGATCCGCAAAAGGCTCCGAAACCCGCACCTCCGGTTTGAGAAAATGATCATCGGAAATCAAACCCGTACGACCGTGATGTTGGTGTATGTGGTTCATGTCGCTCCCGATGCATTGATCATGGAAGCGAGGAGGAGACTTCAGGCGATACAGACGGACAGCGTACTGGAAAGCACCTTTATTGAAGAATATATTCAGGACCGGATGTGGAGCCTTTTTCCGACGTTGAACAATACAGAAAAACCGGATGTGGTGGTGGCGCAGCTGTTGGAAGGGAAAGTGGCCGTCATGGTGGATGGCACGCCAAACGCATTGATTGCCCCAATGACGTTTTTCGAATTTTTTACGTCACCGGAAGATTATTACCAACGGGCGGATATCGCCACGTTCATCCGCTGGATGCGTCTGTTTTCTTTTCTTATTGCGGTATTCGTTCCTTCCATGTATGTGGCCGTCACCACGTTTCATCAGGAATTGTTGCCCACGCAATTGCTGATCAACTTGTCGGCGCAACGAGAAGGCGTTCCCTTTCCTTCCCTGACGGAAGTGTTGCTGATGGAAGTGGTGTTCGAAATCATCCGGGAGGCGGGGCTTCGCATGCCCAGAGCGCTTGGCCAGGCGCTGTCCATCGTTGGAGCCATCGTGCTCGGCCAAGCGGCGGTGGACGCGGGCCTG harbors:
- a CDS encoding spore gernimation protein, with product MRRRNDRQQKWSQLLRDVQAALGSPADLVFRAVLAKEDYTVHCMYLESLADKTTIDDYIMKSLMGGIFTEVEQPHVDGNRFVRALPFSSTSPEALLEHTVDALLMGQCALVDFHADRICFINVVSPKHRQIEEPKSESTVRGPQEGFTEHIETNVGLIRKRLRNPHLRFEKMIIGNQTRTTVMLVYVVHVAPDALIMEARRRLQAIQTDSVLESTFIEEYIQDRMWSLFPTLNNTEKPDVVVAQLLEGKVAVMVDGTPNALIAPMTFFEFFTSPEDYYQRADIATFIRWMRLFSFLIAVFVPSMYVAVTTFHQELLPTQLLINLSAQREGVPFPSLTEVLLMEVVFEIIREAGLRMPRALGQALSIVGAIVLGQAAVDAGLISAAIVIVVAITGITNIAVPTYSFGISQRLIRFSFVLLAGFMGLVGILCGLLFLIAHLASLKSFGEPYLKPVAPVNVTDLREVFVRLPRPMMKPKRLPKNMKSLIRKK